A window from Micromonospora profundi encodes these proteins:
- a CDS encoding RNA polymerase sigma factor, with translation MTQGDAELVLLAQAGDAAALGALLARHEAAMRAVAVSVLGYGPDAEDAVQDAVVVALRRIGDVRDPAAVGPWLRMIVRNNSRTALHRPRPVPVAEPEWFAGPSDTPTPEQALARGAMRDWVWHAIGQLSETDRLVTLLRYFSDASSYEQIAAVCGVPVGTVRSRLNHARRALAGGLRAAATAAHADVTAANEARWRDGRDVIATAMRGDFDKVVRDSWWPDAEMIVPGGRRGGRDLAVAGMTRDLTAGVRQRLRNVVASGDVLIWETDLISPPDDPEHCPPGALWLQVLRAGRVRRLTLFHPVPARGARPPALV, from the coding sequence GTGACACAGGGTGACGCGGAGCTGGTCCTGCTCGCGCAGGCGGGCGACGCGGCGGCGCTCGGCGCGCTGCTGGCCCGGCACGAAGCAGCCATGCGGGCCGTGGCGGTGAGCGTGCTCGGCTACGGTCCGGACGCCGAGGACGCGGTCCAGGACGCCGTCGTCGTCGCGCTACGTCGCATCGGTGACGTCCGCGACCCGGCCGCCGTCGGCCCGTGGCTACGCATGATCGTCCGCAACAACAGTCGGACGGCACTGCATCGGCCCCGCCCGGTCCCGGTGGCCGAGCCGGAGTGGTTCGCCGGCCCCTCCGACACGCCCACCCCGGAGCAGGCACTCGCCCGGGGAGCGATGCGCGACTGGGTGTGGCACGCCATCGGGCAGTTGTCCGAAACTGATCGACTCGTCACCCTCCTGCGGTATTTCAGCGACGCGTCCTCGTACGAGCAGATCGCCGCTGTCTGCGGCGTGCCTGTCGGCACCGTCCGCAGCCGCCTCAACCACGCGCGCCGGGCGCTCGCCGGCGGTCTACGAGCGGCGGCGACCGCGGCGCATGCCGACGTCACCGCCGCGAACGAGGCCCGGTGGCGCGACGGCCGCGACGTGATCGCCACGGCGATGCGCGGCGACTTCGACAAGGTGGTCCGGGACAGTTGGTGGCCGGACGCCGAGATGATCGTGCCGGGTGGCCGGCGCGGCGGCCGTGACCTCGCGGTCGCCGGCATGACCCGCGACCTGACCGCCGGGGTACGCCAGCGGCTGCGCAACGTGGTGGCCAGCGGTGACGTGCTGATCTGGGAGACCGACCTGATCAGCCCGCCGGACGACCCGGAGCACTGCCCTCCCGGTGCGCTGTGGCTGCAGGTGCTGCGTGCGGGCCGGGTGCGCCGGCTCACCCTCTTCCACCCCGTCCCGGCGCGCGGGGCCCGCCCACCGGCGCTTGTCTGA
- a CDS encoding alpha/beta fold hydrolase: MGSTGHDVGALTRHEISVGGVRQVYHVAGTGPICVAHSGGPGIEWAYLRMPRLEEHFTMVYVEPVGTGASGRLDDASDYRLDTYVRFLAAVVDDLGEPRVHLLGHSHGGFVVQRYALAHPDRVAGLALYDTSPVTGAEFWGEAMANLGAYPLRHPHRPEAAAIPAAFGQIGGATDDETLGAALRAAVPAYFADFWGRQDEFAPFQAAVRISAAPADAQDPTPFDVRDRLGEITVPVVVIVGAYDFICGPRWAEQLHDGLKDSRLVLLERSGHFGHIEQPAEFAQAVVELLHR; encoded by the coding sequence ATGGGTTCCACAGGCCACGACGTCGGCGCGCTCACACGCCACGAGATCAGCGTCGGTGGCGTCCGGCAGGTCTACCACGTCGCCGGCACCGGCCCGATCTGCGTGGCGCACTCCGGCGGCCCCGGCATCGAGTGGGCCTACCTGCGGATGCCGCGCCTGGAAGAGCACTTCACGATGGTGTACGTCGAGCCGGTCGGCACGGGCGCCTCCGGGCGGCTCGACGACGCGTCCGACTACCGTCTCGACACGTACGTCCGGTTCCTCGCCGCCGTCGTCGACGACCTCGGCGAGCCCAGGGTGCACCTACTCGGGCACTCACACGGCGGCTTCGTCGTCCAGCGGTACGCGCTGGCGCACCCGGACCGGGTCGCCGGTCTCGCCCTGTACGACACCTCGCCGGTCACCGGCGCCGAGTTCTGGGGCGAGGCGATGGCCAACCTCGGCGCGTACCCGCTGCGGCACCCGCACCGGCCGGAGGCGGCGGCGATCCCGGCTGCCTTCGGGCAGATCGGCGGCGCCACCGACGACGAGACGTTGGGCGCCGCGCTGCGTGCCGCCGTGCCTGCCTACTTCGCGGACTTCTGGGGCCGGCAGGACGAGTTCGCCCCGTTCCAGGCCGCCGTGCGGATCTCGGCGGCGCCTGCGGACGCGCAGGACCCCACGCCCTTCGACGTACGCGACAGGCTCGGTGAGATCACCGTGCCCGTCGTGGTGATCGTCGGCGCGTACGACTTCATCTGCGGGCCACGCTGGGCCGAGCAGTTGCACGACGGGCTCAAGGATTCGCGTCTGGTGCTGCTGGAGCGCAGCGGGCACTTCGGGCACATCGAGCAGCCGGCGGAGTTCGCTCAGGCTGTGGTGGAGCTGCTGCACCGCTGA
- a CDS encoding DHA2 family efflux MFS transporter permease subunit encodes MTQQSVATSDKLDAAVLKVAGVVVLGAIMSILDVTVVSVALPTFQSEFDATYARVAWTMTGYTLALATVIPLSGWAADRFGTKRLYMVALALFTIGSGLCATADSIGELIAYRVLQGLGGGMLMPLGMTIMTRAAGPHRIGRLMAVLGIPMLLGPIGGPILGGWLIDVASWHWIFLINLPIGVVALIYAQMALPKDAPEPSESFDFLGMLMLSPGLALFLYGVSSLPETGTFAETKVWAPMLVGGALVVAFVLYSFRPRHPLLDLRLFRNRNLTIASVTLFVFIIAFMGAGLLFPSYFLQVRGESTLAAGLLIAPQGLGAMITMPIAGTLADRVPIGRTVPFALALIVIGFFSFTQVDAQTSYWVLGASLFVMGLGMGGTMMPIMTSALRTLQAQEVARGSTLVNILQQIGGSVGAAVMSVILTNELNGSRPIPGAVDPSGAPLTEAGLAIAAQQRPELLQQVDPSIIERGLDFAAKSFAHTFWVAFGLVVLTFIPAALLPRRRQRAQLDDEQGEQVKTPVIIH; translated from the coding sequence GTGACACAGCAATCCGTCGCGACCTCGGACAAGCTCGACGCCGCAGTTCTCAAGGTGGCAGGCGTCGTCGTCCTTGGCGCGATCATGTCGATCCTCGACGTGACGGTGGTCAGCGTGGCGCTGCCCACGTTCCAGAGCGAGTTCGACGCGACCTACGCGCGCGTCGCGTGGACGATGACCGGCTACACGCTGGCGCTGGCCACTGTGATCCCGCTCAGCGGGTGGGCAGCCGACCGGTTCGGCACCAAACGCCTCTACATGGTGGCGCTCGCGCTGTTCACCATCGGGTCCGGGCTGTGCGCCACCGCCGACTCGATCGGCGAACTGATCGCCTACCGCGTGCTGCAGGGTCTCGGCGGCGGCATGCTCATGCCGTTGGGCATGACCATCATGACCCGGGCGGCCGGCCCGCACCGGATCGGCCGCCTTATGGCAGTCCTCGGCATCCCGATGCTGCTCGGGCCGATCGGTGGCCCGATCCTCGGCGGCTGGCTGATCGACGTGGCGAGCTGGCACTGGATCTTCCTGATCAACCTGCCGATCGGTGTCGTCGCCCTGATCTATGCGCAGATGGCCCTGCCGAAGGACGCGCCCGAGCCGTCGGAGTCGTTCGACTTCCTCGGCATGCTGATGCTCTCGCCCGGCCTCGCCCTGTTCCTCTACGGCGTCTCGTCGCTGCCGGAGACGGGCACGTTCGCCGAAACCAAGGTGTGGGCGCCGATGCTCGTCGGCGGCGCGCTTGTGGTGGCGTTCGTGCTCTACTCCTTCAGGCCCCGGCACCCGCTGCTGGACCTGCGGCTGTTCCGCAACCGCAACCTGACGATCGCCTCGGTGACCCTGTTCGTGTTCATCATCGCGTTCATGGGCGCCGGCCTGTTGTTCCCGAGCTACTTCCTCCAGGTGCGCGGCGAGTCGACGCTGGCCGCCGGTCTGCTCATCGCACCCCAGGGGCTCGGCGCGATGATCACGATGCCGATCGCCGGGACGCTCGCCGACCGGGTGCCCATCGGCCGTACCGTGCCGTTCGCGCTGGCGCTGATCGTGATCGGGTTCTTCAGCTTCACGCAGGTCGACGCGCAGACCTCGTACTGGGTGCTCGGCGCGTCGCTGTTCGTGATGGGTCTGGGCATGGGCGGCACCATGATGCCGATCATGACGTCGGCGTTGCGGACGTTGCAGGCGCAGGAGGTGGCGCGTGGCTCGACGCTCGTCAACATCCTCCAGCAGATCGGCGGCTCGGTCGGCGCCGCCGTCATGTCGGTGATCCTCACCAACGAGCTGAACGGCTCCCGGCCGATCCCCGGGGCGGTGGACCCGAGCGGCGCTCCGCTCACCGAGGCGGGGCTGGCCATCGCCGCCCAGCAGCGGCCGGAGCTGCTCCAGCAGGTCGACCCGTCCATCATCGAGCGCGGGCTCGACTTCGCCGCGAAGTCGTTCGCCCACACGTTCTGGGTGGCGTTCGGGCTTGTGGTGCTCACGTTCATCCCGGCCGCCCTGCTGCCGCGTCGGCGTCAGCGGGCGCAACTCGACGACGAGCAGGGGGAGCAGGTCAAGACGCCTGTCATCATCCACTGA
- a CDS encoding aldehyde dehydrogenase family protein — MTTSTHTVTGHWIGGETLAGSAGTLPVVNPATGDVVAETPAGTAADVDRAVAAARAAFPDWAATAPAQRAEVLRRLGAGLAARQEEIAAVITAEMGSPIGMSRTAQVAFPAAVIESVAGLADDFAWTEEVGNSLIVREPIGVVGAITPWNFPLQQIVSKLAPALLGGNTMVFKPSENAPLTARILAEVAAEAGVPAGVFNVVYGTGAVVGEAISAHPDIDMISFTGSTRAGRHISEVAAQTVKRVTLELGGKGATIILDDADLPSAVTTGMLMAFANGGQVCGAWPRMLVPASRQDEVVALAVEAARQHIVGDPTDETTRIGPMASEAHRQKVLGYIERGIADGARLVLGGPDRPAGLPNGAYVQPTIFADVDPTSAIAQEEIFGPVLTIIPYADEDEAVAIANGTLYGLTSGVFGEPEHALAVARRLRVGQVDVNAGHWNPLAPFGGYRQSGNGREFGRFGLEEFLEIKSIQR, encoded by the coding sequence ATGACCACTTCCACCCACACCGTCACCGGCCACTGGATCGGTGGCGAGACACTCGCCGGCTCGGCCGGCACCCTTCCCGTCGTGAACCCGGCGACCGGCGACGTCGTCGCCGAAACCCCGGCCGGCACCGCCGCCGACGTCGACCGGGCCGTCGCCGCCGCCCGGGCGGCCTTCCCCGACTGGGCGGCGACCGCCCCGGCGCAGCGGGCCGAGGTGCTGCGCCGCCTGGGCGCCGGCCTCGCCGCCCGCCAGGAGGAGATCGCGGCGGTGATCACCGCCGAGATGGGCTCCCCGATCGGGATGTCCCGGACCGCTCAGGTCGCCTTCCCCGCCGCGGTGATCGAGTCCGTGGCCGGCCTGGCCGACGACTTCGCCTGGACCGAGGAGGTCGGCAACTCGCTGATCGTCCGCGAGCCGATCGGCGTGGTCGGCGCGATCACCCCGTGGAACTTCCCGCTGCAGCAGATCGTCTCCAAGCTGGCGCCGGCGCTGCTCGGGGGCAACACGATGGTCTTCAAGCCGTCCGAGAACGCCCCGTTGACCGCGCGGATCCTCGCCGAGGTGGCCGCGGAGGCGGGCGTACCGGCGGGCGTGTTCAACGTGGTGTACGGCACCGGGGCGGTTGTCGGTGAGGCGATCTCCGCCCACCCGGACATCGACATGATCTCCTTTACCGGCTCCACCCGGGCCGGACGACACATCTCCGAGGTGGCGGCGCAGACCGTCAAGCGGGTCACGCTGGAACTGGGCGGCAAGGGCGCGACCATCATCCTCGACGACGCCGACCTGCCCTCGGCGGTCACCACGGGCATGCTGATGGCGTTCGCCAACGGCGGGCAGGTCTGCGGCGCGTGGCCCCGGATGCTGGTGCCCGCCTCCCGGCAGGACGAGGTCGTCGCACTGGCCGTCGAGGCGGCCCGGCAGCACATCGTCGGCGACCCGACCGACGAGACCACCCGAATCGGGCCGATGGCGTCCGAGGCGCACCGCCAGAAGGTGCTCGGGTACATCGAACGGGGCATCGCCGACGGTGCCCGCCTCGTGCTCGGTGGCCCGGACCGGCCCGCCGGCCTGCCGAACGGCGCCTACGTCCAGCCGACGATCTTCGCCGACGTCGACCCGACGTCCGCGATCGCCCAGGAGGAGATCTTCGGCCCGGTGCTGACGATCATCCCGTATGCCGACGAGGACGAGGCCGTGGCTATCGCCAACGGCACGCTGTACGGGCTGACCAGCGGCGTCTTCGGAGAGCCGGAGCACGCGCTGGCGGTCGCCCGGCGGCTACGCGTGGGCCAGGTAGACGTCAACGCCGGCCACTGGAACCCGCTCGCGCCGTTCGGCGGCTACCGGCAGTCCGGCAACGGCCGGGAGTTCGGCCGCTTCGGTCTGGAGGAGTTCCTGGAGATCAAGTCCATCCAACGCTGA
- a CDS encoding helix-turn-helix transcriptional regulator, translating into MNRAELASFLRTRREALQPEDVGLPRGQRRRTGGLRREEVATLSGMSTDYYSRLEQQRGPHPSAHMLAALARGLRLSLAERDHLFQLAGHAVPHRSVRADHVNPGMMRILDRLQDTPAQVVNHLGETLAQTAPAIALLGDETRHTGLARSAHHRWFTDPRVRQRHPAQDHETQSGLLVAHLHAAYTRDGRGSRAATIVDDLLARSPEFTRRWQEHPVPGGYCPAKRFLHPEVGALELHCQTLVDPDQSQTLLVFTAVPGSESDEKLRLLSVIGAQVV; encoded by the coding sequence GTGAACCGCGCCGAACTCGCCAGTTTCCTGCGGACCCGACGCGAGGCGCTCCAGCCCGAGGACGTGGGGCTGCCCCGGGGCCAGCGCCGGCGTACCGGAGGGTTGCGGCGCGAGGAAGTCGCCACGTTGAGCGGTATGTCCACCGACTACTACAGTCGGCTGGAGCAGCAGCGGGGTCCGCACCCCTCCGCCCATATGCTCGCCGCGCTGGCCCGGGGCCTGCGGCTCTCCCTGGCCGAGCGGGACCACCTCTTCCAGCTCGCCGGCCACGCCGTCCCGCACCGGTCGGTCCGGGCCGACCACGTCAACCCGGGGATGATGCGGATCCTCGACCGGTTGCAGGACACCCCCGCCCAGGTGGTCAACCACCTCGGCGAGACCCTGGCCCAGACCGCGCCGGCGATCGCGCTGCTCGGTGACGAGACCCGGCACACCGGGCTGGCGCGCAGCGCGCACCACCGCTGGTTCACCGACCCCCGGGTGCGGCAACGGCACCCGGCGCAGGACCACGAGACGCAGAGCGGCCTCCTCGTGGCGCACCTGCACGCGGCGTACACCCGGGATGGCCGGGGTTCACGGGCGGCGACGATCGTCGACGACCTGCTGGCCCGGAGCCCGGAATTCACCCGGCGGTGGCAGGAGCACCCGGTGCCGGGCGGCTACTGCCCGGCGAAGCGCTTCCTCCACCCGGAGGTCGGGGCACTGGAGCTGCACTGTCAGACCCTGGTGGATCCCGACCAGTCCCAGACGCTGCTGGTCTTCACGGCCGTGCCCGGGTCGGAGAGCGACGAGAAACTGCGGCTGCTCTCCGTCATCGGCGCCCAGGTCGTCTGA
- a CDS encoding helix-turn-helix transcriptional regulator encodes MATRAAGSHVSAWRPAVAGVTEVFHAHFVDHAYPLHTHDVWTLLIVDDGAVHFDLDRHHHGALRTSVTLLPPYVAHDGRSATPDGFRKRVLYLDTTALDAELVGRAVDRPDLADPQLRHRVHRLHEVLAAPGDEFEADSRLALILDRLRQRLRLNSPAGAQPAARSLATRLRELLDARTVEGVTLREAAELLHAHPTHLVRTFTHVHGLPPHSYLTGRRVELARRLLLAGQRPAEVAAATGFFDQAHLTRHFRRHLGVSPARYGSPR; translated from the coding sequence GTGGCCACCCGGGCGGCAGGCTCCCACGTCAGCGCGTGGCGACCCGCCGTCGCCGGGGTCACCGAGGTCTTCCACGCCCACTTCGTGGACCACGCGTACCCGCTGCACACCCACGACGTGTGGACGCTGCTGATCGTCGACGACGGCGCGGTCCACTTCGACCTGGACCGGCACCACCACGGCGCGCTGCGGACGTCGGTCACCCTGCTCCCGCCGTACGTGGCGCACGACGGCCGCTCCGCCACACCGGACGGCTTTCGCAAGCGGGTCCTGTACCTCGACACCACGGCGCTCGACGCCGAGCTGGTCGGCCGGGCGGTCGACCGTCCGGACCTCGCCGATCCGCAGCTACGGCACCGCGTCCACCGCCTGCACGAGGTGCTCGCCGCTCCGGGCGACGAGTTCGAGGCCGACAGCCGGCTGGCGCTCATCCTGGACCGGCTGCGCCAACGGTTACGGCTGAACTCTCCGGCCGGCGCGCAGCCGGCGGCGCGTAGCCTCGCGACGCGGCTGCGTGAGCTGCTGGACGCCCGGACGGTCGAGGGCGTCACCCTGCGGGAGGCCGCCGAGCTGCTGCACGCCCACCCGACCCACCTGGTCCGTACGTTCACCCACGTGCACGGGCTGCCGCCGCACTCGTACCTGACCGGTCGCCGGGTCGAGCTGGCGCGTCGGCTGCTCCTCGCGGGGCAGCGGCCGGCCGAGGTCGCCGCCGCGACCGGGTTCTTCGACCAGGCTCACCTCACCCGGCACTTCCGGCGTCACCTGGGCGTCAGCCCGGCCCGGTACGGGTCGCCCCGGTGA
- a CDS encoding DUF2000 domain-containing protein, which yields MTEPIRFPTKIAVLLRDDLAGWQRLNVTAFLVSGVANAEPELLGEGYRDADDTRYLPMFRQPVLVFAGDRATLTSAHSRALTRGLRLSIFTHELFTTGNDRDNRAAVQAVGREKLDLVGLALHGPRTVVDKVLKGATMHP from the coding sequence ATGACCGAACCGATCCGCTTTCCCACGAAGATCGCTGTGCTGCTCCGCGACGACCTGGCCGGCTGGCAGCGGCTGAACGTCACCGCCTTCCTGGTCAGCGGCGTCGCGAACGCCGAGCCGGAGTTGCTCGGCGAGGGGTACCGCGACGCGGACGACACCCGGTACCTGCCGATGTTCCGTCAGCCCGTGCTGGTCTTCGCCGGTGACCGGGCCACGCTTACCAGTGCACACTCTCGCGCGCTCACCCGCGGGCTACGCCTGTCGATCTTCACGCACGAGCTCTTCACCACCGGGAACGACCGGGACAACCGGGCCGCGGTGCAGGCGGTCGGCCGCGAGAAGCTCGACCTGGTGGGGCTGGCCCTGCACGGGCCGCGCACCGTGGTCGACAAGGTGCTCAAGGGCGCGACCATGCATCCCTGA